A stretch of Deinococcus planocerae DNA encodes these proteins:
- a CDS encoding DUF6745 domain-containing protein, producing the protein MFRVGSGGRLISAPRREGPREERVAVNVQPVPVGRPTRSPAGVPTVTPEQARTLLRRGPVPTALHVDGPLNLSGSAWLRALPEWLRCTVLNVNDCPNLSALPTDLQADSLSARNTPALHEIDGRWSVRDGVDLSGSGVRTLNADVRALRLNLGNCRDLTRLEGQISVGHLDVSGCASLTTLGADLHVTGSLELADSGLTALPPGLRVRLQWRGVPVDARVAFRPDTIAGREVLLTRNVQRRRVLLDRIGVERFLAEVGGLILDRDRDAGGERQLVRVPFDDDEPLVAVLVRCPSTGGRYALRVPPHIRTCAQALAWTAGLDPGDYHPLREA; encoded by the coding sequence ATGTTCCGGGTGGGGAGCGGCGGGCGGCTGATCTCCGCGCCGCGCCGGGAAGGGCCGAGGGAGGAGCGGGTGGCGGTGAATGTCCAACCTGTTCCCGTGGGTCGGCCCACCCGTTCGCCTGCCGGGGTGCCCACTGTCACCCCCGAGCAGGCGCGCACCCTCCTGCGTCGCGGCCCGGTTCCCACCGCCCTGCACGTCGACGGCCCCCTGAACCTCAGCGGATCCGCCTGGCTCCGCGCCCTGCCCGAGTGGCTGCGCTGCACGGTCCTGAACGTGAACGACTGCCCCAACCTGAGTGCCCTTCCCACTGACCTCCAGGCAGATTCTCTCAGCGCGCGGAACACCCCGGCCCTGCACGAGATCGACGGGAGATGGAGTGTCCGGGATGGGGTGGACCTGAGCGGAAGTGGGGTACGGACGCTGAACGCCGACGTGCGGGCCTTGCGCCTGAACCTGGGCAACTGCCGCGACCTGACCCGGCTGGAAGGGCAGATCAGCGTCGGCCACCTCGACGTGAGCGGCTGCGCGTCCCTGACCACCCTGGGCGCCGACCTCCACGTCACCGGCTCGCTCGAACTCGCGGACAGCGGGTTGACGGCCCTCCCGCCCGGCCTGCGGGTCCGGTTGCAGTGGCGTGGCGTGCCGGTGGACGCCCGCGTCGCCTTCCGCCCCGACACCATTGCGGGCCGCGAGGTGCTCCTCACCCGCAACGTGCAACGCCGCCGCGTGCTGCTCGACCGGATCGGCGTCGAGCGCTTTCTAGCGGAGGTCGGCGGCCTGATCCTCGACCGGGACCGAGACGCTGGCGGCGAGCGGCAACTCGTGCGGGTGCCCTTCGACGACGACGAACCCCTCGTCGCCGTGCTTGTCCGCTGCCCCTCGACGGGGGGCCGCTATGCCCTGCGCGTCCCGCCCCACATCCGTACCTGCGCGCAGGCGTTGGCATGGACGGCGGGACTGGACCCGGGCGACTACCACCCCCTGCGGGAAGCCTGA
- a CDS encoding metallophosphoesterase family protein, with protein MRVLHTADFHAGRNLRGLDRTPEVHGALVEIAGLARSERVDAVLVSGDLFDTVNPSAEAEAAVFDFFLRLRDAGIPAVVIAGNHDSAARLHGLAGLLGWVGVQLVAQPTGNPLDMIRTLETKGGETLTVGALPFLSERRLVKAADVMGGDVGAWRQKYREGMSFFLRRLAGGFKPGSVNMLMLHATMDGAVPSGSERTMQFDLTNAYTLSPLQLPAEAQYVALGHVHKPQPASEMPLAHYPGSVIQLDFGEGGEKKHVNLVEVEAGRPARVTPIPLASGRELRTVKVDLEHVEARLGKLTDFGGLVKVVVRAPSGTAMPGLKDRVLRMVPNTLAVELEAVQDDLALPQLKREGLSLTELYERFHQERRGELPDDLRAAFKEADEAARGEEQEERAEVVQ; from the coding sequence ATGCGCGTACTTCACACGGCGGACTTCCACGCCGGGCGGAATCTGAGGGGCCTCGACCGGACGCCGGAGGTGCACGGGGCGCTGGTGGAAATCGCGGGGCTGGCCCGGAGCGAGCGGGTGGACGCGGTGCTGGTGTCCGGCGACCTCTTCGACACGGTGAACCCGTCGGCGGAGGCGGAGGCGGCGGTCTTCGACTTCTTCCTGCGGCTGCGCGACGCGGGCATTCCGGCGGTCGTCATCGCGGGGAACCACGACTCCGCCGCCCGGCTGCACGGGCTGGCGGGCCTGCTGGGGTGGGTGGGCGTGCAACTCGTCGCCCAGCCGACGGGCAACCCCCTCGACATGATCCGCACCCTGGAGACGAAGGGGGGCGAGACGCTGACGGTCGGCGCCCTCCCCTTCCTGTCCGAGCGGCGGCTGGTGAAGGCGGCGGACGTGATGGGCGGCGACGTGGGCGCGTGGCGGCAGAAGTACCGCGAGGGGATGAGCTTCTTCCTGCGGCGACTGGCGGGAGGTTTCAAACCCGGCTCGGTCAACATGCTGATGCTCCACGCCACGATGGACGGCGCCGTCCCCAGCGGTTCCGAGCGCACCATGCAGTTCGACCTCACGAACGCCTACACCCTCTCGCCGCTGCAACTGCCCGCCGAGGCGCAGTACGTGGCGCTAGGGCATGTCCACAAGCCGCAGCCCGCCTCCGAGATGCCGCTCGCGCACTACCCGGGCAGCGTCATCCAGCTCGACTTCGGGGAGGGCGGGGAGAAGAAGCACGTCAACCTCGTCGAGGTGGAGGCCGGGCGCCCCGCCCGCGTGACTCCCATCCCCCTGGCGAGCGGGCGCGAGTTGCGGACGGTGAAGGTGGACCTGGAGCATGTGGAGGCGCGGCTGGGCAAGCTCACGGATTTCGGCGGGCTCGTCAAGGTCGTCGTGCGCGCCCCCTCGGGAACGGCGATGCCGGGGCTCAAGGACCGGGTGCTGCGGATGGTGCCGAACACGCTCGCCGTCGAACTCGAAGCCGTGCAGGACGACCTCGCCCTCCCGCAACTGAAGCGCGAGGGGCTGAGCCTGACCGAGCTGTACGAGCGGTTCCACCAGGAGCGCCGGGGCGAGTTGCCCGACGACCTGCGGGCCGCTTTCAAGGAGGCGGACGAGGCGGCGCGCGGGGAGGAGCAGGAGGAGCGGGCGGAGGTGGTGCAGTGA